GTTTAATCGGGAAAGTATCATTTCATAAGTATTAAAATCTATTTGACTCGATTCGTTCAAATAAATGCTTGAATATTCATTCCCCAAAATTTTTTCTGTCCGTTCTTTTGAGTCAAAACCTCCTATCCAGATTTTAGAACCGTTAGGAAAATCATAAAACCAGTCTGATTTATTTAAGAATGAATTGTAATTAAGCCCTTCAATTTCTGCTAACTTTGGGAAGGTCTGGAAACAGATACTTTGCTTACAATGGGAAAACCGAAAACGGCCTA
This genomic stretch from Treponema primitia ZAS-1 harbors:
- a CDS encoding phage terminase large subunit, producing MFQKTEKQKELYRLFKKNRTVLAEGGGRSGKTTAIVRYVILRALKYPGTDHLIGRFRFSHCKQSICFQTFPKLAEIEGLNYNSFLNKSDWFYDFPNGSKIWIGGFDSKERTEKILGNEYSSIYLNESSQIDFNTYEMILSRLN